The Montipora foliosa isolate CH-2021 chromosome 10, ASM3666993v2, whole genome shotgun sequence genomic sequence AATCCTGAAGACTGGTAGCCAAGATTACATTTGCGAGTAAAAAGCTATCATAATAAAAACCCCTTAACGAAGCTACAAAATCTGTTAGGATCTGAAAAAAGCACTCCAAGATGTCTCAGATATAGATTGCGTAAATATCGACGCAGGCTCTTCCCCGATTGTCTCCCTCGCTAACATTCATCAAATCTTCGCCATACCACAGGCGGAGCTCTTGGCCTGACTGGACCGAATAAGGGTTAAAAAACGACAACTCAAGCTCCGGAGAGACCGAGGTGTATCCGGGAACTTTGGACCATTTAGCACCATGAGCAACAATGAACTGGCTTTCCGGCAAAAGAACATGATTGGTCGCAGTTGTTATGACAACCGCGATCTTGTCACCGGAGTAGTAGTCACCACAGCCCCAGTAGGACCAGTAGGAAACGTGGTGACTGTCGCACGTCACGTAACCATACAAGTGAACCAATTTTACTGCAGCGAGCTTTCCACCAGAGACGTAGTGGACGGAGAATTTGCCAAACTCTTGATTCTTCGCACCAAAACAAACTGGAGCGAAATTCATCTTTCGCCATCGATCTGTAAATAGCAACAGAGAATACGTGTCGTATTAGTGAGGCTTTCGATTCGTGGATCTACAGAGTGGCGCGGTCTGCGTGAGCATACTCACAGCCAATCTTATAGCctgcaaactttttttcttattaTGGTGCAATTGCTTTATAAATTTTAccctaaaaaaaaatacaaacccGAGTTGTGTTTCCCAACAGTTCTTCTGGTGATAAGCGAAGATTCTTGGAAAGCGTTTGAGAGTTCCGAGCCTCTCAGCAAGCCTGGGTTCCGACCAGGCCCTTCACTCCTGTCAACTTCGGCTGGAATTTTCACAGCCAGCAAACCAAGGATAAACACGAAAAGGCAAACTACAATGGAGTTCATAGTGTCAGGACTGATTTGTTAGTGTCGGCTTCTTCACATATGTACTGGACTGATTAACTCGAGTATGGAATTTCGCCTTCTGCGCTATAATTTTAAGCCTCTCTAAGATCGTGTTGAAACAAGATtttgtttatcttttctttaaatttgcaGTCTATTTTCAGCTATTGTATAAAGCACACTGCATTTTATATGCAAACAGGGTGTTTACCTTACAAACAACACTGACAAACTTTCGTTCTGACTTCACATATCGCGAGCACGAAGCCAGAACTCGACAAACTATTACATTCATCTACTAACAAATACTACTTGTAATTATATAAAGCAGGCAGGGCAATCAGAACTATCGTCTCGGCTTCATACAACATTTTAGTCTCGCGAAACTCACAGTGCAGCTGACAGTGGACTGTTCTGGCTCGCGCTCGCGTTTAGTTTTTTACCAAGTGCCACGTCAACACAACTTAAGTTCTTCCTGTCCGTTATTAGCCTTAGGACGCTAATTAATTTGGGTTTAGAACTCGGAAAAAGCCTTCTCGTTTTTCCTAGTTATTCTCTCTCTGTCATACAagcaaaacatgtttaaaatattgAAAGAATGGGGGATTTGAAATCATGTTTTTAGCAtacaaaatttacaaatgcaaatTTTAAGATCGGAAACGCTGATCACATTGGTCGGTGTTCCTTTTTCCAAAAATCAATATTTGTCTTCCGGCGTCGATAACAATTTGCTAATTGAATTATGAGACATAAAGCGCTAAATGCATGCTGTGATGATTCTTTGCAAAAAACAATCTGCTTTTATCAACACATCActgaagaaacaaaaatgaattTCCCAGGCTAACAAGTGAAATCCCAACTTTTCAGACTTTTCGAACCCTGACGGGTTTGCGGAATTCCCGATTATTCAAGCAAGTTAAGAGAAATTTACTCTTGTTTTTCCCGACCTCGCACGTTTTTCAGTTGGACCAATTGATATTTCAGTTCACATATACATGTAGGTGGTTCGAAAGTAAATTCTTGATGAAACGGTTGATAGCAAAAACAACAGGATTGTGTTTGAGTTTGGCCGGACAACTTCTGACCATTTCTTCGACTTCCTGTTCAGCAGAGTCgagagacaaaaaaaattgacggAAAACATTGAATCATGTAAAAACATCAGTACTTTGGAGTAAAATATGCGGGGAAAATATTGAGAAAATGCGCTCATAATTTTCGGGAATACCCGGGTGATTTCTTCGGAAATGGAGTAGTCTAAACATTGTAGAATATTAGAGCTGTAGCCATTTGCTTTCCTGGCTCAAATAGTTTCTTAAAGATGTAGATGATATTAAGtgtgaaaaattgttgttaagtCTATAGACTGACAACTTCTTCaggataaaaattaaaacaagatTATTAGAAACGTTTTGGtctttaatttctttagaaGTTTCAGCACGCATTTGTACGTGTTCTTAATCTTCCTTATATACAATGTTTGATATCATGAAAAGGTCTTTAGGAGAATTACGTAACTTCCAACTTGCGTTAGAGTAGACTCGACCTGATTGATTGACTGGCTGCCAAAGGAATAATGTATCAGCTATCCACCATCTCATACTTTGAGTGCTTTCGTAAAATAATCATGATCAAAATATAACACTTTTTTACCTGGATTAGTCTCACTGTTCTCCTCAGCTGAATGGCCTGCAACTTGAACCCATTGTTGCCCGTCACAGTATTGCAACTCCATTCCCTCCATGCGTAACAAACCCTTGATATTAGCCGTACAATTTCCAGAAAAACCCTTCACATGGACATTCTTTGCGAAAAAAGATTTTAATTATAACATGATtgacattgtttacattttatttcatttgggCGGCCGAGCTAAGCCAATCACAAGTTGGGATTGATGTAGCTTGGCATGGGCGATGAagtgaaccaatcacagcgcgagCACTAAGCgcgggcaaaaaaaaaaaacgagtgaGCAACTAGCTGGGAACATGATTCAGGGAAATGACGAGAGAGTTCATAGCCAATCAACAAGGGTAGAACTGAACCAAATGGCAAAAAGCATAAAGCGTAACGAAGCGCTAAGCAACTGATTACGAAATCTGTAAAAACGCGGGTGATAAAGAATTTTACTTTGGGGACGTCAATTTGGTTTATGGTTGTTTCGCTCGTAATTCGTTTCGCCAAACAAGGTTGTTTCGAATCGACAGAAGTGTGTGCAATCCCTGTGATAACGAAACGACTTGATTGTGGGTGAATCACTTTTTGACGAAACGACTTGCGGGCGAAACGACCGGATACCCTCACTTTGAGTAATCCGGCGTAAAATGTTTTAGTAGATTCATATCCTCAATGTCTTCTTGTTATTTATTTCAGCATGCGTACGTGATGTGTTGGGTAAACTAAAGAACGCCAGGTCCAGCCTCCAATTTGCCATTGCAAGTCACAGTCTTTTTACAGTTTTCCTAACTGTCGCAGTCTATTCATCTTCGACCCTACAAACTGTCTAAAGTATCCATTACCACTGTCACCCAAACAAAGCATGAAAGCGTCTGCTGTAACGCTAAGATTTGCGAGAGGATGTAAATTGAAGTCTAAGCTGACCATTCGCTCGAATAGCTCGGTCTTTTTGACGttaataacaaactgaaaagcGGAATGTCTGGCCCGGAGATCGTGTGAACTTTGCTCAGTGACAATCTCTTTTAGTTCATAATCTCATGAGCAGAAAAGgtggaacaaaaaaaataccTGAGAACCAGAAGAACCGAGGTCTCCAATCGGGATATGCACTGGATCATCATGATACGAATGATGCGATGAACCGGAAACAGTATTCGTGCTGTTTGGAAGTAAGAAGAAAATAAGATAACAAATTCTTGGTTTGTATCCACGTGATGAAAAGGGcatgtttgtgtacaaaacaatggcaggaacccatgacccggagcctacaactctactgtgttcgtgcaacggcgttttcacagaacGATTTATtattagattgaatttcccgcgaaagAGACTCCCAGAGGAGCCCGATggccaattacaagaaattaagctgacgtcatagggtcaccgaaccggaactgcctttgttttttgacctaagggctactctaaaaataaacctacttgtgaaaacgccgtttcacagacgctgtatggaagttgcacgctccagatgggctcctgacaatGGAAAATGGCCCCACAGGTTTTGCATTATCCCAATAGGCATTTTACTTCATTGTTCTGTACGCCAACCGCGACCGAGAATGCAATtcaatagaccctttgcataaatggcgcccaaatttgaataatgacaattttatgggtgacgtcaacgatatcttcgctatgGTGGATTCGATAGCTACTCGATGGATATCATGCATGCATTAACCACCAATGGTCGAACGATCATTAGAGAGATTTGACATCACGTTTACATGAAACAGCAAAGGAAAAACGGTTGGCTACTGCTGGTCGAAGTTCTTTTATTAAAACAACTCTTTGTCTTTGTAAGAGTTGTACGACATCTGTAGACAACAGGCAAAAAAATGAGCTAAAGGTAATccagttgatttgatttttggcaaaacgcaaatttcagcctgctTTTGCTGCTTGTGATGCTGAATTATTAACGGCCAAAATCGtcgcgagacaagttgcaagagccgttgccaaaagtagaattaagttctactttcgtgcaacttgtctcgcaacgattttggccgttacAGGGTATGTCACACTgcgaaatgtttcgtgcaacttgtcccgccacaatgtcgctaAAACAATGCGatacaagttgcacgaaacctttcacagtgtaacagcgccttacgTCGCAACTACCGTGACGTCGGCCAAGGCAGTGGCTACGCCAAAAAGGCAAGAATCTTATGGGTTAAAGAGAAAAGTAATCATGCAGCTCCCATTTTAGTGCATTTCTTTGCTGAACTGTGCAAAACAACAAAGTGAAATTAACCAAATTTTAGGATTTGGCGACAGCGTGAGTATACCACAAGGAACTGTTCATTTCCTATCTTCACTTTAAAACCGTTTGCACAAATTAGTTATAGGATAGTTTCAGGCTCATATAGATGGTTTGCCAACAAGTTCTAGAGaaacagataacaatgatgtaatgctGGTACCGGTGGACGAAAAAAAGGAACTATAGGTGGTGATGACGTAATGTGAAAACCACCCATTGGCCGAgtcgaaaaataccataatattctttgtttgtccccccaaatagaccaatttcgatatattaaaattcagtcctaaacaaaaggcatcatctcgaggctctggggagtaaataaaggatttgtatgagtttattcgccagagcctcgagatgatggcttttgtttaggactggattttaatatatcgaaattggtctattttgcataagcattgtgtCCTTTTTCTCTTGCGACTTAGAACAATGTTTACACAAATGTTGGGTGGacaaataaagattattatcgACCATGAAATtatgtatgaaatggatcatatatgaactgcggatatgaaatcaagtgaagctatgatcctcgcagttatgaaggcaatttttgcaattgcgtaaagaagcctgaaaatttcagaacttca encodes the following:
- the LOC137973273 gene encoding uncharacterized protein isoform X2; the encoded protein is MNSIVVCLFVFILGLLAVKIPAEVDRSEGPGRNPGLLRGSELSNAFQESSLITRRTVGKHNSDRWRKMNFAPVCFGAKNQEFGKFSVHYVSGGKLAAVKLVHLYGYVTCDSHHVSYWSYWGCGDYYSGDKIAVVITTATNHVLLPESQFIVAHGAKWSKVPGYTSVSPELELSFFNPYSVQSGQELRLWYGEDLMNVSEGDNRGRACVDIYAIYI
- the LOC137973273 gene encoding uncharacterized protein isoform X1, whose protein sequence is MYLAISLFILFASIHTNTVSGSSHHSYHDDPVHIPIGDLGSSGSQNVHVKGFSGNCTANIKGLLRMEGMELQYCDGQQWVQVAGHSAEENSETNPDRWRKMNFAPVCFGAKNQEFGKFSVHYVSGGKLAAVKLVHLYGYVTCDSHHVSYWSYWGCGDYYSGDKIAVVITTATNHVLLPESQFIVAHGAKWSKVPGYTSVSPELELSFFNPYSVQSGQELRLWYGEDLMNVSEGDNRGRACVDIYAIYI